A region from the Paraburkholderia youngii genome encodes:
- a CDS encoding LysR family transcriptional regulator encodes MDRFEEMRVFVRIAERQSFTRAADDLQIPRATVTNLMKRLEQRLGARLLERTTRTVRLTPDGDAHYQRCVRLIADMEEAEGAFSNVAPKGLLRVNVQGTLARHFVVPALPAFLARFPDIELMIGEDDRLVDLVREGIDCVLRAGVLQDSSMVGRRVAQLQQVTVASPAYLAAYGEPANPGALSTHRAVNYVSSATGKPLPLEFRVDGRDTALVLPSAVSVSGAELYAGAAIAGLGIVQVPRYRVADELAAGRLRVILADYPPPPIPVSVLYPQNRQLSSRVRVFAQWLREIFEPVS; translated from the coding sequence ATGGACCGTTTCGAGGAAATGCGGGTATTCGTGCGGATCGCCGAGCGCCAGAGCTTTACGCGCGCCGCCGACGATCTGCAAATCCCGCGCGCGACCGTCACCAACCTGATGAAGCGTCTCGAGCAGCGGCTCGGCGCGCGGCTGCTCGAACGCACCACGCGCACGGTGCGGCTCACGCCCGACGGCGACGCGCACTACCAGCGCTGCGTGCGCCTGATCGCCGACATGGAGGAGGCGGAGGGGGCGTTCTCCAATGTCGCGCCGAAGGGACTGTTACGGGTGAACGTGCAGGGCACGCTCGCACGGCACTTCGTGGTGCCGGCGCTGCCCGCGTTTCTCGCGCGGTTTCCAGACATCGAGCTGATGATCGGCGAGGACGACCGGCTCGTCGACCTCGTGCGCGAGGGCATCGATTGCGTGCTGCGCGCAGGCGTCCTGCAGGATTCGTCGATGGTCGGGCGGCGCGTCGCGCAACTGCAGCAGGTGACGGTCGCGAGTCCTGCGTATCTGGCCGCGTATGGCGAGCCGGCCAATCCCGGCGCGCTGTCGACGCATCGCGCGGTTAACTACGTGTCGAGCGCGACCGGCAAGCCGCTGCCGCTCGAATTCCGCGTCGACGGGCGAGATACCGCGCTCGTGCTGCCGTCGGCGGTGTCGGTCAGCGGCGCCGAACTGTATGCGGGCGCGGCGATCGCCGGACTCGGCATCGTGCAGGTGCCGCGCTACCGTGTCGCTGACGAACTGGCGGCCGGACGGTTGCGCGTCATTCTGGCGGACTATCCGCCGCCGCCGATACCGGTGTCGGTGCTGTATCCGCAGAACCGGCAGTTGTCGTCGCGGGTGCGGGTGTTCGCGCAGTGGCTGCGGGAGATTTTCGAGCCGGTGAGTTGA
- a CDS encoding SDR family oxidoreductase codes for MSTNQQPKVAIVTGASRGIGMAIAQRLAKDGYAVAVNYASSAGEADALVGAIREAGGKAVAVQADVSKPGDVRRMFEITERELGKVDVLVNNAGVMKPTPLADTSDALYDQTFDINVRGTFNTLREAAARLNDGGRIVNFSTSVLALNLPGYGIYTATKAAVEAFTRVFAKELRGRNITVNAVAPGPIATALFLEGKTDEQIETFAKMPPLQRLGEPGDVAGVVAFLVGPDAGWVNGQTLRANGGLA; via the coding sequence ATGAGCACGAACCAACAACCCAAAGTCGCCATCGTCACCGGCGCGTCGCGCGGCATCGGCATGGCGATCGCACAGCGGCTCGCGAAGGACGGCTACGCGGTCGCCGTCAACTACGCATCGAGCGCGGGCGAAGCCGACGCGCTCGTCGGCGCGATCCGCGAGGCCGGCGGCAAGGCGGTCGCGGTGCAAGCCGACGTATCGAAGCCCGGCGACGTGCGTCGCATGTTCGAGATCACCGAACGCGAACTCGGCAAGGTCGACGTGCTCGTCAACAACGCGGGCGTGATGAAGCCCACGCCGCTCGCCGACACGTCCGACGCGCTGTACGACCAGACCTTCGACATCAACGTGCGCGGCACCTTCAACACGCTGCGCGAAGCGGCCGCGCGCCTGAACGACGGCGGACGCATCGTCAATTTCTCGACCAGCGTGCTCGCGCTGAACCTGCCCGGCTACGGCATCTACACGGCGACCAAGGCGGCCGTCGAAGCATTCACGCGCGTGTTCGCGAAGGAGCTGCGCGGGCGCAACATCACCGTGAATGCGGTCGCGCCGGGACCGATTGCGACCGCGCTGTTCCTCGAAGGCAAGACCGACGAGCAGATCGAAACCTTCGCGAAGATGCCGCCGCTGCAACGCCTCGGCGAGCCGGGAGACGTGGCGGGCGTGGTCGCGTTTCTGGTCGGCCCGGATGCGGGCTGGGTCAATGGGCAGACGTTGCGGGCCAATGGCGGTTTGGCTTGA
- a CDS encoding aldo/keto reductase, translating into MEYRHLGASGFKVPVLSFGTGTFGGKGEFFQAWGATDVAEARRLIDICFDAGVTMFDTADIYSKGASESVLGEALKGKRDKAILSTKATFRFDGDPNGVGSSRFHLINAVDAALKRLQTDYIDLFQLHGFDAKTPIPEVLSTLDDLVRAGKIRYVGVSNFSGWHLMKSLDIADRYGYPRYVANQTYYSLVGRDYEWELMPLGVDQGVGAVIWSPLGWGRLTGKLKRGQPLPETSRLHKTAESGPPVPEEYLFRVLDALDEVVAETDKTVPQIALNWLLQRPTVATLLIGARNEEQLRQNLSAVGWNLTADQVAKLDAASAVRPAYPYWHQEGFAERNPKAV; encoded by the coding sequence ATGGAATACAGACATCTGGGTGCATCGGGGTTCAAGGTGCCGGTGTTGAGTTTCGGCACCGGTACCTTCGGCGGCAAGGGTGAATTCTTCCAGGCGTGGGGAGCGACCGACGTCGCCGAAGCGCGGCGTCTGATCGACATCTGCTTCGACGCGGGCGTCACGATGTTCGACACCGCCGACATCTATTCGAAGGGCGCGTCCGAGTCGGTGCTTGGCGAGGCGCTGAAAGGCAAGCGCGACAAGGCGATCCTGTCGACCAAGGCGACCTTCCGTTTCGACGGCGATCCGAACGGCGTCGGCTCGTCACGCTTCCATCTGATCAACGCGGTCGATGCGGCGCTCAAGCGTCTGCAAACCGATTACATCGACCTGTTCCAGTTGCACGGCTTCGACGCGAAAACGCCGATTCCCGAAGTGCTGTCCACGCTCGACGACCTCGTGCGCGCGGGCAAGATCCGCTACGTCGGCGTGTCGAATTTCTCCGGCTGGCATCTGATGAAGTCGCTCGATATCGCCGACCGCTACGGCTATCCGCGCTACGTCGCGAATCAGACCTACTACTCGCTGGTCGGCCGCGACTACGAGTGGGAGCTGATGCCACTCGGCGTCGACCAGGGCGTGGGTGCGGTGATATGGAGTCCGCTCGGCTGGGGGCGTTTGACCGGCAAGCTCAAGCGCGGCCAGCCGCTGCCCGAGACGAGCCGTCTGCACAAGACCGCCGAATCGGGCCCGCCGGTGCCGGAAGAGTATCTGTTCCGCGTGCTCGATGCGCTCGACGAAGTCGTCGCCGAAACCGACAAGACCGTGCCGCAGATCGCGCTGAACTGGCTGCTGCAGCGGCCGACCGTCGCGACGCTGCTGATCGGCGCGCGCAACGAGGAGCAACTGCGGCAGAACCTCAGCGCGGTCGGCTGGAATCTGACGGCCGACCAGGTCGCGAAGCTCGACGCGGCAAGCGCGGTGCGCCCCGCGTATCCGTACTGGCATCAGGAAGGTTTCGCGGAACGCAATCCGAAGGCGGTTTGA
- a CDS encoding tetratricopeptide repeat protein has translation MSKQASLPQQLDHLLRQAVALQQNGALVEAEEMYREILELKPKHGDALRWLGELALQTGRLQEGVDLLKKALAVNARQPAVHSNLAYALNALQRHDEALACAERALVMQPKFADALNNRGNALAALYRPLEALASYERALSIAPEFAPAWNNRACVLRDLGRYTDALDSCDQALALQPNYPDAWSNRGNVLGDLNQPHEAEPCYQRALELSPGFVDAWNNLGLAQIDLNQREQALSSYQRALALNPASVETHWNQALCLLQMGRFESGWREYEWRWERSRIKADRRAFAQPLWLGDFALDGKTILLHAEQGLGDTLQFCRYATLVAKLGAKVVLEVPGPLLRLLSTLDGVDQLIEAGQPLPPFDCHCPLLSLPLAFSTNEASIPAATPYLFAQPAAVGKWRERIEPHGNTNADGNAIKPLNVGLVWAGENRAHVAELRKIDARRSLGFEQFAPLLDVPNVRFFSVQKGAAAAQLAESAYRERVADYTELLHDFADTAALVASLDLVISVDTSTAHLAGALDKPVWILNRFDTCWRWLLERSDTPWYPSARLFRQPQLGAWDSVIDAVRDALADLSASLS, from the coding sequence ATGAGCAAGCAAGCCAGTCTGCCGCAACAGTTGGACCATCTGCTTCGACAAGCCGTCGCGCTTCAACAGAACGGCGCGCTCGTCGAAGCAGAAGAGATGTATCGGGAGATTCTCGAACTGAAGCCGAAACACGGCGACGCGTTGCGCTGGCTCGGCGAACTCGCGCTGCAAACGGGCCGCTTGCAGGAAGGCGTCGATCTGCTGAAGAAGGCGCTCGCTGTGAACGCGAGACAGCCGGCCGTGCATTCGAATCTCGCCTATGCGCTGAACGCGTTGCAGCGTCATGACGAAGCGCTTGCGTGCGCCGAGCGGGCGCTCGTGATGCAGCCGAAATTCGCCGATGCATTGAACAATCGCGGCAACGCATTGGCGGCGCTGTACCGTCCGCTCGAGGCGCTCGCGAGCTACGAGCGCGCGCTTTCTATCGCGCCGGAGTTCGCGCCGGCCTGGAACAATCGTGCATGCGTGCTGCGCGATCTCGGCCGATATACCGATGCACTCGATAGCTGCGACCAGGCGCTCGCATTGCAGCCTAACTATCCGGATGCGTGGAGCAATCGCGGCAACGTGCTCGGCGATCTGAACCAGCCGCACGAAGCAGAGCCCTGCTACCAGCGCGCGCTGGAACTCTCGCCTGGTTTCGTCGATGCGTGGAATAACCTCGGTCTCGCGCAGATCGATCTGAATCAGCGCGAACAGGCGTTGTCGAGCTATCAGCGCGCGCTTGCGTTGAATCCGGCGTCGGTCGAAACGCATTGGAACCAGGCGCTGTGCCTGCTGCAAATGGGCCGCTTCGAGAGCGGCTGGCGCGAATACGAATGGCGTTGGGAGCGTAGCCGCATCAAGGCCGACCGGCGCGCGTTCGCGCAGCCGCTGTGGCTCGGCGATTTCGCGCTCGACGGCAAAACGATCCTGCTGCATGCGGAACAGGGCCTCGGCGACACGCTGCAATTCTGTCGCTATGCGACGCTGGTTGCGAAGCTTGGCGCGAAGGTCGTGCTCGAAGTGCCGGGTCCGTTGTTGCGGCTGCTGTCGACGCTCGATGGTGTCGATCAGTTGATCGAAGCTGGGCAGCCGTTGCCGCCGTTCGATTGTCATTGCCCGTTGCTGAGCTTGCCGCTTGCGTTCAGCACCAACGAAGCGAGCATTCCGGCAGCCACACCGTATCTTTTTGCGCAGCCAGCGGCCGTCGGCAAATGGCGCGAGCGTATCGAACCGCACGGCAACACCAATGCGGATGGCAACGCAATCAAACCGCTGAATGTCGGCCTCGTGTGGGCCGGCGAGAACCGCGCGCATGTCGCGGAACTGCGCAAGATCGATGCGCGTCGCTCGCTCGGGTTCGAGCAATTCGCGCCGCTCCTCGACGTGCCGAACGTGCGCTTCTTCAGCGTGCAGAAGGGCGCAGCCGCAGCGCAACTCGCCGAAAGCGCCTACCGTGAACGCGTCGCCGATTACACAGAGCTGCTGCACGATTTCGCCGATACCGCCGCGCTCGTCGCCAGTCTGGATCTGGTGATTTCGGTCGACACGTCCACCGCGCATCTGGCCGGCGCGCTCGACAAACCGGTCTGGATTCTGAACCGCTTCGACACATGCTGGCGCTGGCTGCTCGAACGCAGCGACACGCCGTGGTATCCGTCCGCGCGTCTATTCCGTCAACCGCAACTCGGCGCCTGGGACAGCGTGATTGACGCCGTGCGTGATGCATTGGCCGATCTGAGCGCGTCGCTTTCATGA
- a CDS encoding DUF4142 domain-containing protein — translation MIRLPSVPSVALARIAAAACFGGLLTAASVASAQSAAPADAVRLHAADQTFVADGTKAVATQRDAARIATARSADRDVKAFAERVSDDDAKITDALRAASPRGVDVPKNDPDEAVLASINNLRGADFDKRYIEQVALAGEQKALSAFQAEIASGRDEKLKTAAKEALPTIQQHYAMAQELAKRKHLSVAAQ, via the coding sequence ATGATCCGCCTGCCTTCCGTCCCTTCGGTCGCTTTGGCCCGCATCGCCGCCGCTGCCTGCTTCGGCGGTCTTCTGACGGCCGCCTCGGTGGCCAGCGCGCAGAGCGCCGCGCCCGCGGACGCAGTCCGCCTGCATGCGGCCGATCAGACATTCGTCGCGGACGGCACCAAAGCCGTCGCGACGCAGCGCGACGCCGCGCGTATCGCCACCGCGCGTTCGGCCGATCGCGACGTGAAGGCGTTCGCCGAGCGCGTGTCGGATGACGACGCGAAGATCACCGACGCATTGCGGGCGGCGAGTCCGCGCGGTGTCGACGTGCCGAAGAACGATCCCGACGAGGCCGTGCTCGCGAGCATCAACAATCTGCGCGGCGCCGACTTCGACAAGAGGTATATCGAGCAGGTCGCGCTCGCCGGTGAGCAGAAAGCGCTGTCCGCGTTCCAGGCGGAAATCGCCTCGGGTCGCGACGAGAAGTTGAAGACCGCGGCGAAAGAGGCGCTGCCGACGATCCAGCAGCACTACGCGATGGCGCAGGAACTCGCGAAGCGCAAGCATCTGTCCGTGGCCGCGCAATAA